One genomic window of Halorhabdus sp. CBA1104 includes the following:
- the pepF gene encoding oligoendopeptidase F, translating into MSSVPERSEIDEEYKWALESLYADVEAWEDAYEDAEELIEVVASYEGEATADAETLLSVLDDYEQLMRAVSNVSSFARMRRDEDTRDDDAQAMATRAQSLSARASSAASFLEPEIQSLDREEVEALIEAQPELEEYEHYFDDVLRMKPHTRSTEVESLLADLGEVMGAPGEVYDMLTNADMTFPTVEDPDGEAVEITLNNFTTLQQRHDREFREDVYEAFYDEWDTVHNAVSTAYKNTVKTGSKLATARNYDTAREASLHGPNIPVEVYDTLIETVRDNLDPLHRHAELKREHTDGDDLQMWDLYVPLTETESPDIEYEQACEYVVEALAPLGEDYQSRVAEGLESRWVDVYETRGKQAGAYSGGTYDSQPFILLNYQDDVESMYTLAHELGHSLHSEYTSENQPYVYSSYEIFVAEVASTVNEALLTRHLLATVEDDHLRRHVLNQYLERFRSTLFRQTMFAEFEHRAHEMSEAGEPLTPDRLNDLYRELKSDYYEPAEVDDRIAREWLRIPHFYRSFYVFQYSTGISAAVALARAIDEEGDEAAERYRAFLASGSSDYPLELLRTAGVDMSESSPIEDAIAEYDDNLDRMADLL; encoded by the coding sequence GTGAGTTCCGTACCCGAACGAAGCGAGATCGACGAGGAGTACAAGTGGGCTCTGGAGTCACTGTATGCAGACGTCGAGGCGTGGGAAGACGCCTACGAGGACGCGGAGGAATTGATCGAGGTCGTCGCCAGTTACGAGGGAGAGGCAACCGCAGACGCCGAAACGTTGCTATCGGTCCTCGACGATTACGAGCAGCTGATGCGCGCGGTCTCGAACGTCAGTTCGTTCGCGCGAATGCGCCGCGACGAGGACACCCGCGACGACGACGCCCAAGCGATGGCTACTCGCGCCCAGTCACTCTCGGCACGAGCCTCCAGTGCGGCGAGTTTCCTGGAACCGGAAATACAGTCCCTGGACCGCGAGGAGGTCGAGGCGCTGATCGAGGCCCAACCGGAGCTCGAAGAGTACGAGCACTACTTCGACGACGTGTTGCGGATGAAACCGCACACGCGCTCGACAGAAGTCGAGTCCCTGCTGGCCGATCTGGGTGAGGTCATGGGCGCACCGGGGGAGGTCTACGACATGCTGACCAACGCCGACATGACCTTCCCCACCGTCGAGGACCCCGACGGCGAGGCCGTCGAGATCACGCTCAACAACTTCACCACCCTCCAGCAGCGTCACGATCGCGAGTTCCGAGAAGACGTCTACGAAGCCTTCTACGACGAGTGGGACACGGTCCACAACGCCGTGAGCACGGCCTACAAGAACACGGTCAAAACGGGGTCGAAGCTGGCGACCGCCCGCAATTACGACACTGCCCGCGAGGCGTCGCTCCATGGCCCGAACATCCCCGTGGAAGTCTACGACACGCTGATCGAAACGGTCCGGGACAATCTCGACCCGCTGCACCGCCACGCCGAACTCAAGCGAGAACACACCGACGGCGACGACCTGCAGATGTGGGACCTGTACGTCCCGCTGACCGAGACCGAGAGTCCAGATATCGAGTACGAGCAGGCCTGTGAGTACGTCGTCGAGGCTCTCGCACCACTGGGAGAGGACTACCAGTCCCGCGTCGCCGAGGGTCTGGAGTCGCGGTGGGTCGACGTCTACGAGACCCGCGGGAAACAGGCCGGGGCCTATTCGGGCGGGACCTACGACTCCCAGCCGTTCATTCTGCTGAACTACCAGGACGACGTCGAGTCGATGTACACGCTTGCCCACGAGTTGGGCCACTCGCTACACAGCGAGTACACCAGCGAGAACCAGCCCTACGTCTACTCGAGCTACGAGATCTTCGTCGCCGAGGTCGCCTCGACGGTCAACGAGGCACTGCTGACCCGCCATCTGCTTGCGACCGTCGAGGACGACCACCTGCGTCGCCACGTGCTCAATCAGTACCTCGAACGCTTCCGGTCGACGCTGTTCCGCCAGACGATGTTCGCGGAGTTCGAACACCGTGCCCACGAAATGAGCGAGGCGGGCGAGCCGCTGACGCCCGACCGGCTGAACGATCTCTATCGAGAACTCAAAAGCGACTACTACGAGCCCGCCGAGGTCGACGACCGGATCGCCCGCGAGTGGCTGCGGATCCCACACTTCTACCGGTCGTTTTACGTCTTCCAGTATTCGACCGGGATCTCGGCGGCCGTCGCGCTGGCCCGGGCCATCGACGAGGAGGGCGATGAGGCAGCCGAGCGCTATCGGGCGTTCCTCGCCAGTGGGTCCAGCGACTACCCGCTCGAGTTACTCCGAACCGCCGGGGTGGACATGTCCGAGTCCAGCCCGATCGAGGACGCGATCGCCGAGTACGACGACAACCTCGATCGGATGGCAGACTTGCTCTGA
- a CDS encoding proteasome-activating nucleotidase produces the protein MSRSPSLPDRPTLDLDPEMSPSERLAALREHYVDVVRVNEELNEQLAAVRQRQRSLAEEVDTLERENQALKTSSLYIGTVEEVADDGVIVKQHGNNQEVLTDLPTNLEGEIEAGERVAINDSFNVKSTLEAETDARAQAMEISESPGVTYDDIGGLESQIREVREAVEQPLINADQFRKVGIDPPSGVLLHGPPGTGKTMLAKAVANETDATFIKMAGSELVRKFIGEGAKLVRDLFELAEEREPAIIFIDEIDALASERTDSKTSGDAEVQRTMMQLLSEMDGFDDRGEIRIIAATNRFDMLDRAILRPGRFDRLIEVPEPDQEGRERILEIHTREMNLAETVALDAVATETDGLTGAELESLTTEAGMFAIRDSRTDVRREDFTDAIEKIQEDDHEDSVGTPVMFH, from the coding sequence ATGTCCCGCAGTCCCTCGCTGCCGGATCGCCCCACGCTGGACCTCGACCCCGAGATGTCGCCTTCTGAGCGGCTCGCAGCGCTCAGAGAGCACTACGTCGACGTCGTTCGGGTCAACGAAGAGTTGAACGAACAACTCGCGGCCGTCCGCCAACGGCAGCGCTCGCTCGCCGAAGAAGTCGACACGCTCGAACGAGAAAACCAAGCGCTCAAGACGTCCTCGCTGTACATCGGCACCGTCGAAGAGGTCGCCGACGACGGCGTGATCGTCAAACAGCACGGTAACAATCAGGAAGTGCTGACCGATCTGCCGACCAACTTGGAAGGCGAGATCGAAGCGGGCGAGCGAGTCGCGATCAACGACTCGTTCAACGTGAAGTCGACGCTCGAAGCCGAGACGGACGCTCGCGCCCAGGCGATGGAGATTTCGGAATCGCCTGGCGTCACCTACGACGACATCGGTGGACTCGAGAGCCAGATCCGGGAGGTCCGAGAAGCCGTCGAACAGCCGTTGATCAACGCCGATCAGTTCCGCAAAGTCGGGATCGACCCGCCCAGTGGCGTCCTCTTGCACGGCCCGCCGGGAACTGGCAAGACGATGCTGGCCAAAGCCGTCGCCAACGAGACCGACGCCACATTCATCAAGATGGCCGGCTCGGAACTGGTCCGAAAGTTCATCGGCGAGGGTGCGAAACTCGTCCGTGATCTGTTCGAACTCGCCGAGGAACGGGAGCCAGCGATCATCTTCATCGACGAGATCGACGCCCTGGCCTCCGAACGGACCGACTCGAAGACCTCCGGGGACGCCGAAGTCCAGCGGACGATGATGCAACTCCTCAGCGAAATGGATGGCTTTGACGACCGCGGGGAGATCCGCATCATCGCCGCCACCAATCGCTTCGACATGCTCGATCGCGCCATCCTCCGGCCCGGTCGCTTCGACCGTCTCATCGAGGTGCCCGAACCCGATCAGGAAGGCCGCGAACGCATCCTGGAGATCCACACCCGCGAGATGAATCTCGCCGAAACAGTCGCCCTCGACGCCGTCGCGACCGAAACTGATGGGCTGACCGGCGCGGAACTGGAGAGTTTGACCACCGAGGCCGGAATGTTCGCCATCCGGGACAGTCGCACCGACGTCCGGCGTGAGGACTTCACGGACGCCATCGAGAAGATTCAGGAAGACGACCACGAGGACAGCGTCGGAACGCCGGTCATGTTCCACTGA
- a CDS encoding DUF309 domain-containing protein: protein MDTALRAGIALYNAGRYRTAHDAWEHDWIGMSDADERKDFLQGLIQFAVAIHHATSGNAAGAISLAEKAPTYLDGYGDAFAGVDLKPARSYLAAVREDPTVVDRREPPTLTHHGEAIALDDLDFDGTVLAADAIAESEGESEEALIEQAIEYARADLDAGEEGSQFVTFLFDYVREPQARAIVTQRLGEHVSRRQSREDDVSGLFE, encoded by the coding sequence ATGGACACGGCCTTACGGGCAGGTATCGCGCTGTACAACGCCGGGCGCTACCGGACCGCCCACGACGCCTGGGAACACGATTGGATCGGGATGAGCGACGCTGACGAACGCAAGGACTTCCTGCAGGGGCTGATCCAGTTTGCCGTCGCGATCCACCACGCGACCTCGGGCAACGCGGCCGGGGCGATAAGTCTCGCCGAGAAAGCCCCGACGTACCTCGATGGCTACGGCGACGCCTTCGCCGGCGTCGATCTCAAGCCTGCCAGGAGCTATCTCGCTGCGGTCCGAGAGGATCCGACGGTCGTCGACCGGCGAGAGCCGCCGACCCTGACCCACCACGGCGAGGCGATCGCACTCGACGATCTGGACTTCGACGGGACTGTGCTGGCGGCCGACGCCATCGCCGAGAGCGAGGGAGAGAGCGAAGAAGCGTTGATCGAGCAGGCGATCGAATATGCCAGAGCTGATCTGGATGCTGGCGAGGAGGGAAGCCAGTTCGTCACGTTCCTGTTCGATTACGTGCGGGAACCGCAGGCGCGGGCCATTGTGACCCAGCGACTCGGCGAACACGTCAGCCGACGACAATCCCGAGAAGACGACGTCTCTGGGCTGTTCGAGTAA
- a CDS encoding single-stranded DNA binding protein, which yields MGAIEDVYADLDADICEAEFREAVEEKVEQMGGLADEETAAMLIAHELTENEVETVSDIEAGMEEVQFVAKALSIGELRTFERDGEDTEDGRVINVEAADETGTVRLAFWDQEATAIDDGALEVGDVLRIQGRPQDGYNGLEVSVDKAEPDEAVTIDVEPGGGETIDALSLGQSSVTVRGVVLDTEPIRTFERDDGSEGQVANVAIGDETGRVRVTLWDEQADRATAVESGEAVEVVDGYVRERDGDLEVHLGEEGAIETIADADVEYAPETTPIDDVQRDETVDIGGVVRSTDPTRTFDRDDGSEGQVKNIRIQDDSGDIRVALWGEKADRDLAPGEEVVCADVEIQDGYQDDLEASAGWQSTVVVLEDGASMAPSADQGESDAGGEEGHTGLSEFADEGTNDENGSSVDESGEQRDGETVEFTGTVVQTGDPVIIDDGEETVSVETGESVRLGEEVTVRGQRHEGRIDVEELF from the coding sequence ATGGGCGCGATCGAGGACGTATACGCGGATCTTGACGCCGATATTTGCGAAGCGGAGTTCCGCGAAGCAGTCGAGGAGAAAGTCGAACAGATGGGGGGCCTGGCAGACGAGGAGACAGCGGCGATGCTCATCGCCCACGAGCTCACCGAAAACGAGGTCGAAACCGTCTCAGATATCGAGGCCGGCATGGAGGAAGTGCAGTTCGTCGCCAAAGCCCTCTCGATCGGCGAGTTGCGGACCTTCGAACGGGACGGGGAAGACACCGAAGACGGCCGCGTCATCAACGTCGAGGCCGCCGACGAGACGGGCACAGTCCGGCTGGCCTTCTGGGACCAAGAGGCGACAGCCATCGACGACGGGGCACTCGAAGTCGGTGACGTCCTCCGGATCCAGGGCCGCCCCCAGGACGGCTACAACGGACTGGAGGTCAGCGTGGACAAGGCCGAACCGGACGAAGCGGTGACGATCGACGTCGAGCCAGGCGGCGGCGAAACGATCGACGCGCTGTCGCTGGGTCAATCGAGCGTCACCGTTCGGGGTGTCGTACTCGATACCGAGCCCATCCGGACCTTCGAACGGGACGACGGCTCGGAGGGGCAGGTCGCCAACGTCGCGATCGGCGACGAGACAGGTCGCGTCCGCGTGACGCTGTGGGACGAACAGGCCGACCGCGCCACGGCAGTCGAGTCGGGCGAGGCCGTCGAAGTCGTCGACGGGTACGTCCGCGAGCGCGACGGCGACCTCGAAGTCCACCTCGGCGAAGAGGGGGCCATAGAGACCATCGCAGACGCCGACGTCGAATACGCCCCGGAAACGACACCTATCGACGACGTCCAGAGAGACGAAACCGTCGACATCGGTGGCGTGGTTCGCTCGACCGATCCCACGCGGACGTTCGATCGAGACGACGGCTCGGAGGGACAGGTCAAGAACATCCGCATCCAGGACGACAGCGGTGACATCCGGGTCGCGCTCTGGGGCGAGAAGGCCGACCGTGACCTCGCGCCGGGCGAGGAAGTCGTCTGTGCCGACGTCGAGATCCAGGACGGCTACCAAGACGATCTGGAGGCTTCGGCCGGGTGGCAATCGACGGTCGTCGTGCTCGAAGACGGGGCCTCGATGGCACCCTCCGCCGACCAGGGAGAAAGCGACGCCGGGGGCGAGGAAGGCCACACCGGCCTCTCCGAGTTTGCCGACGAAGGCACGAACGACGAGAATGGATCGAGCGTCGACGAGAGCGGCGAGCAGCGCGACGGCGAAACGGTCGAGTTTACCGGCACCGTCGTCCAGACCGGTGATCCCGTCATCATCGACGACGGTGAGGAGACGGTCAGTGTCGAAACCGGTGAGTCAGTGCGTCTCGGGGAGGAAGTGACGGTGCGAGGACAGCGCCACGAGGGACGCATCGACGTCGAAGAACTGTTCTGA
- a CDS encoding histone — MSVELPFAPVDSIIRRNAGGLRVSAEATEELTRRIQSRGAELAVDAAAQADNDGRKTLMAADFGVETVPEKDALEVPIAPVDRIARLDIDDRYRVAMDARIALASILEEEGDDIAAAAASLAEHAGRRTIKAADVEVYFQLQQYVE; from the coding sequence ATGAGCGTCGAGCTACCGTTCGCCCCCGTCGATTCGATCATCCGGCGCAACGCCGGTGGATTGCGGGTGAGCGCCGAGGCGACCGAGGAACTCACTCGCCGGATCCAATCCCGCGGGGCGGAGTTGGCCGTCGACGCCGCTGCACAGGCCGACAACGATGGGCGAAAGACGCTGATGGCAGCTGATTTCGGCGTCGAAACCGTCCCCGAAAAAGACGCGCTCGAAGTGCCGATCGCACCCGTCGATCGGATTGCTCGTCTCGATATCGACGACCGGTACCGGGTCGCGATGGACGCCAGGATCGCATTGGCATCGATTCTGGAAGAGGAAGGCGACGACATCGCTGCCGCCGCGGCGTCGCTGGCCGAACACGCGGGACGCCGAACGATTAAGGCAGCGGACGTCGAAGTCTACTTTCAACTCCAGCAATACGTTGAATGA
- a CDS encoding histone deacetylase, with translation MKFGYREICLEHDTGSRHPESPDRLRAIRQTLEDSEDVTYVAAEAASEAEVRDVHDEAYVESVRQFCANGGGNWDADTVAVEATWDAAMASAGLAAWAAEAALDGANGAQTPFALGRPPGHHAVGDDAMGFCFVNNVAVAAERALTERDVDRVAILDWDVHHGNGTQDIFYDRGDVYYASIHEEGLYPGTGDISETGEGPGEGTTLNVPFPPGCGDADYRSVFDVIVEPEFEAFDPDLLLVSAGFDAHEQDPISRMLVSTGGYGMLTERLATLADRIDAPLAFVLEGGYGLETLSAGVREVQDVLSGKDPEPVEGDPGEDGRNVRDALIYQGFGAQ, from the coding sequence ATGAAATTCGGGTACCGCGAGATCTGCCTCGAACACGACACCGGCAGCCGCCATCCGGAGAGTCCGGACCGGTTGCGGGCCATCAGGCAGACGCTCGAAGACAGTGAAGACGTCACCTACGTCGCGGCCGAGGCCGCGAGCGAGGCGGAAGTGCGTGACGTCCACGACGAGGCGTATGTCGAGTCAGTCCGGCAGTTCTGCGCCAACGGCGGCGGTAACTGGGACGCCGATACGGTCGCTGTCGAGGCAACCTGGGACGCGGCGATGGCGAGTGCCGGCCTGGCCGCCTGGGCGGCCGAAGCCGCACTCGACGGTGCGAACGGTGCCCAGACGCCGTTCGCGCTCGGCCGGCCACCTGGCCACCACGCCGTCGGCGACGACGCCATGGGCTTTTGTTTCGTCAACAACGTCGCCGTCGCCGCCGAGCGGGCACTGACCGAACGGGACGTCGATCGCGTGGCGATCTTAGACTGGGACGTCCACCACGGGAACGGGACGCAGGACATCTTCTATGACCGCGGTGACGTCTACTACGCGTCAATCCACGAAGAAGGACTCTATCCCGGGACTGGCGACATCAGCGAGACTGGCGAGGGGCCGGGAGAGGGGACGACACTGAACGTCCCGTTCCCGCCCGGATGCGGTGACGCCGACTATCGCTCGGTGTTCGACGTCATCGTCGAACCGGAGTTCGAGGCGTTCGATCCGGACCTTCTGCTGGTGAGTGCCGGGTTCGACGCCCACGAACAGGATCCGATCTCGCGGATGCTCGTCTCCACGGGTGGGTACGGAATGCTCACCGAGCGGTTGGCGACCCTGGCCGACCGTATCGACGCACCGCTGGCGTTCGTACTGGAAGGAGGGTACGGATTAGAGACCCTCTCTGCGGGAGTGCGGGAAGTCCAAGACGTACTCAGTGGCAAGGATCCCGAACCAGTCGAGGGAGATCCCGGCGAAGACGGCCGTAACGTTCGAGACGCACTGATTTATCAGGGCTTTGGCGCGCAGTAA
- the cca gene encoding CCA tRNA nucleotidyltransferase, with translation MSDEVTALLDTVRERVDPDAEERRKLRDVTETVIERAERAIESHDLAADVMLVGSTARDTWIAGDRDIDVFVRFPPETDRGRLETRGLEIGHDVLPDGHEEYAEHPYVVGEIDGYDVDLVPCYDVEDATAIQSAVDRTPFHTQYLHARLTDELAADVRLCKAFLKGIGVYGSDLRTRGFSGYLTELLVVEHGGFRPLVEAAADWQPPVRFDPAAHGQATFDDSLVVIDPTDPERNVGAALAKANVATFQHYARQLLADPRESLFEPADPDPISPDDVRAFFERRGTTPLAVTLPTPDLVEDDLYPQLEKSLEGIVGLLDRRGFDVLRADGFAGDRVVLLAELAVAERPAVERHVGPPVHVRDHAEGFYESYQDTDAYGPFVEGDRYVVERERDYRCADALVRSDELFQVALGTAIEDALEDGYEVLVGSAAADLATDFGTELAAYCAPKP, from the coding sequence ATGAGCGACGAGGTCACGGCTCTGCTCGATACCGTCCGCGAACGCGTCGACCCCGACGCCGAGGAGCGCCGAAAACTCCGAGACGTCACCGAGACGGTTATCGAGCGAGCCGAGCGTGCCATAGAGAGCCACGACCTCGCGGCGGACGTGATGCTCGTCGGCTCGACCGCCCGGGACACTTGGATCGCCGGCGATCGTGATATCGACGTTTTCGTCCGGTTTCCGCCCGAAACTGATCGGGGGCGACTCGAGACACGTGGCCTCGAAATCGGCCACGACGTCTTGCCGGACGGCCACGAGGAATACGCTGAACACCCATACGTCGTCGGCGAGATCGACGGCTACGACGTGGATCTGGTCCCTTGTTACGACGTTGAGGATGCGACCGCCATCCAGTCCGCTGTCGATCGAACGCCGTTCCACACGCAGTATCTCCACGCTCGACTCACTGACGAGCTCGCGGCCGACGTCCGGCTCTGTAAGGCCTTTCTCAAAGGTATCGGCGTCTACGGGAGCGACTTGCGGACGCGGGGCTTTTCGGGCTATCTGACCGAATTACTGGTGGTCGAACACGGTGGCTTCCGGCCACTCGTCGAAGCTGCGGCCGACTGGCAGCCACCCGTTCGCTTCGATCCGGCGGCCCACGGACAGGCGACGTTCGACGATTCCCTCGTCGTGATCGATCCCACCGATCCCGAGCGCAACGTCGGGGCTGCACTCGCCAAAGCCAACGTCGCAACCTTCCAGCATTACGCCCGTCAACTACTGGCCGACCCCCGTGAGTCACTCTTCGAGCCGGCCGATCCCGACCCGATCTCGCCCGACGACGTGCGTGCGTTCTTCGAGCGGCGTGGGACGACTCCTCTCGCCGTGACGCTGCCGACGCCTGATCTCGTCGAGGACGATCTCTACCCACAACTCGAAAAGTCCCTCGAAGGTATCGTCGGGCTGCTCGATCGCCGGGGATTCGACGTGCTTCGTGCCGATGGGTTTGCCGGCGACCGGGTTGTCCTGCTGGCCGAACTTGCGGTCGCCGAGCGACCTGCCGTCGAACGCCACGTCGGGCCACCCGTGCACGTTCGCGACCACGCCGAAGGCTTCTACGAGTCGTATCAAGATACTGATGCGTATGGCCCCTTTGTCGAGGGCGATCGGTACGTCGTCGAACGGGAACGGGACTACCGCTGTGCCGACGCGTTGGTCCGGAGTGACGAACTCTTTCAGGTCGCACTCGGCACGGCGATCGAAGACGCGCTCGAAGACGGCTACGAGGTCCTCGTTGGCTCGGCGGCCGCCGATCTCGCGACCGATTTCGGCACGGAATTGGCCGCTTACTGCGCGCCAAAGCCCTGA
- a CDS encoding phosphoglycolate phosphatase — MSAASVPLVTDIDGTLTNDEMILDPRVGTALRAWNGPVVLATGKVLPFPIALCNYMGLQRNVIAENGGLSFVDGADTVRIHGDREAAQAVADAYVEAGYDLGWGPADLVNRWRETEIALAHDIAVEPLESIAAEHGLEVVDTQYAYHVKSPNMSKGDALESVAPALGYDTDDFVAIGDSQNDVSTFERAGTAIAVANADEAAIDAADHVTSAAFADGFLDALDRVDAGEW, encoded by the coding sequence ATGTCCGCCGCCTCGGTGCCGCTGGTGACAGACATCGACGGAACGCTGACCAACGACGAGATGATCCTCGATCCCCGCGTCGGGACGGCACTGCGGGCCTGGAACGGGCCGGTCGTCCTCGCCACGGGGAAAGTCCTCCCCTTTCCGATTGCGCTCTGTAACTACATGGGGTTGCAACGCAACGTTATCGCCGAGAACGGCGGCCTCTCGTTCGTCGACGGGGCCGATACAGTCCGTATCCACGGCGATCGCGAGGCCGCCCAGGCGGTCGCCGACGCCTACGTCGAAGCCGGCTACGATCTCGGCTGGGGGCCAGCCGATCTGGTCAACCGCTGGCGGGAGACGGAGATCGCTCTAGCCCACGATATCGCGGTCGAACCGCTGGAATCGATCGCCGCCGAGCACGGTCTGGAAGTCGTCGATACCCAGTACGCCTACCACGTCAAATCGCCGAACATGAGCAAGGGCGATGCACTCGAATCGGTCGCGCCGGCCCTCGGCTACGACACCGACGATTTCGTTGCCATCGGTGACTCCCAAAACGACGTCTCGACGTTCGAGCGAGCGGGGACCGCAATCGCCGTCGCGAACGCCGACGAGGCGGCGATCGACGCCGCCGATCATGTCACTAGCGCGGCCTTCGCCGATGGCTTTCTCGATGCGCTCGATCGTGTCGACGCCGGCGAGTGGTAG
- a CDS encoding J domain-containing protein, with the protein MQPDSAPPGEPIRTEDERGIARWTSDLPGGPLALSGGTAGGERLTELPPQVSDVHRSRLLVGLAAAFALMTAALAAAGILYNLAILGPAALFGTVTYILWAHGTGRLAARIYRRVEGRAATNGGRAGSQDPGRQAGDRSGGRARASAERRHRRAANGGGPRTTGRRHRAASGDASHSQRTPGTAPGAGPSMAPSDARDVLNVDPDADQATIRAAYRERVKAVHPDAPDGDTDQFKRVQEAYETLTA; encoded by the coding sequence GTGCAGCCAGACTCGGCGCCACCGGGCGAGCCAATCCGCACGGAAGACGAGCGCGGCATCGCCCGGTGGACATCCGATCTCCCCGGGGGGCCGCTTGCACTGAGTGGCGGGACCGCCGGGGGCGAGAGGCTTACGGAACTGCCACCACAAGTGAGCGACGTGCACCGATCGCGGCTGCTCGTGGGCCTCGCCGCTGCGTTCGCACTCATGACAGCAGCCTTGGCCGCAGCTGGCATCCTGTACAACCTCGCGATCCTCGGGCCGGCGGCGCTGTTCGGGACCGTGACGTACATTCTCTGGGCACACGGCACGGGGCGACTCGCGGCCCGCATCTATCGCCGCGTCGAAGGCCGCGCCGCGACCAACGGCGGGCGCGCCGGATCCCAGGACCCGGGCCGCCAGGCCGGGGATCGTTCGGGTGGCCGCGCTCGGGCGAGTGCTGAGCGCCGACATCGACGGGCAGCCAACGGCGGTGGCCCCCGGACCACTGGCCGGCGTCACCGGGCGGCGAGTGGCGACGCCAGTCACTCCCAGAGAACGCCCGGTACAGCGCCAGGGGCCGGTCCGTCGATGGCCCCCAGCGACGCCCGTGACGTCTTGAACGTCGATCCGGACGCCGATCAGGCGACGATCCGAGCGGCCTACCGTGAACGCGTCAAGGCGGTCCACCCGGATGCTCCTGATGGCGACACCGATCAGTTCAAGCGCGTCCAAGAGGCCTACGAGACGCTCACAGCGTGA
- a CDS encoding M48 family metallopeptidase has translation MLVSQLVFVALLVGTEAFFTALAALNLRHAERTVSEEREWLRDRLGVEEPRELLDYNRLGTALGQLQTWVTLFVVLLVLYSGVYADAVAALEATGWPLVVRGAVFVLGAAIALQTIALPFDVVDTFVVESQFGFNQQTLTLWLRDLAVSLVVLVALGGVLAAALFAAIDAIGGLWWVAAWLLFVAFALVMQVLYPRVIAPLFNDFEPIEGGDLADAVSDVFDRAGFTCSQLYEMDASRRSSHSNAYFTGFGATKRVVLFDTLIEQLSVPSLQAVLAHELAHYKRGHVWKQLAAGTVQIGVLLFGAALLVEATWLYDMFGIAGEPIYAGLGVAALLLEPVARLSAPLSNRLSLAHEREADAFAVEVIEADAMVEALCDLTGENLSNPFPHPLYATFHYDHPPIPDRIKHIRETAGKSEQTAQV, from the coding sequence ATGCTCGTCTCTCAGCTCGTCTTCGTCGCCCTGTTAGTGGGGACCGAGGCGTTTTTCACCGCACTCGCCGCGCTGAACCTGCGACACGCCGAGCGGACCGTCAGCGAGGAACGTGAGTGGTTGCGGGACCGACTCGGCGTCGAGGAGCCACGGGAACTGCTGGATTACAACCGACTCGGGACGGCACTGGGACAACTCCAGACGTGGGTGACGCTGTTCGTCGTCTTGCTGGTGCTGTATTCGGGAGTGTACGCCGACGCCGTCGCGGCTCTGGAGGCGACTGGGTGGCCTCTCGTCGTCCGCGGGGCTGTGTTCGTCCTCGGGGCCGCTATCGCCCTCCAGACGATCGCGCTCCCGTTCGATGTCGTCGATACCTTCGTCGTCGAATCGCAGTTCGGCTTCAACCAGCAGACGCTCACGCTCTGGCTCCGTGATCTCGCGGTCTCGCTGGTCGTGCTGGTCGCTCTCGGCGGGGTACTCGCAGCAGCACTGTTCGCGGCGATCGACGCGATTGGGGGCCTGTGGTGGGTGGCCGCGTGGCTACTGTTCGTCGCGTTCGCGCTGGTGATGCAGGTGCTGTATCCGCGTGTGATCGCGCCGCTGTTCAACGACTTCGAGCCGATCGAGGGCGGTGACCTCGCAGACGCCGTGAGTGACGTCTTTGATCGAGCCGGCTTCACTTGCTCGCAACTGTACGAGATGGACGCCAGCCGCCGGTCGAGTCACTCCAACGCGTACTTCACCGGGTTCGGGGCCACCAAGCGCGTAGTCCTGTTCGACACGCTCATCGAGCAGCTCTCGGTGCCGTCACTGCAGGCTGTCCTGGCTCACGAACTGGCACACTACAAGCGTGGTCACGTCTGGAAACAGTTGGCCGCCGGGACCGTCCAGATCGGCGTGTTGCTGTTCGGTGCCGCCCTGCTGGTCGAGGCCACCTGGCTGTACGACATGTTCGGCATCGCGGGGGAGCCGATCTACGCCGGCCTCGGGGTGGCTGCACTGTTGCTCGAACCAGTCGCACGACTGTCCGCGCCGCTTTCGAACCGACTATCGCTGGCCCACGAGCGAGAGGCCGACGCCTTCGCTGTCGAGGTCATCGAGGCCGACGCCATGGTCGAGGCACTCTGTGATCTGACCGGCGAGAACCTCTCGAACCCGTTTCCCCATCCGCTGTATGCAACCTTCCACTACGATCACCCGCCGATCCCGGACCGGATCAAACACATTCGGGAAACAGCGGGCAAAAGCGAACAGACAGCACAAGTGTAA